Proteins encoded by one window of Syntrophales bacterium:
- the carB gene encoding carbamoyl-phosphate synthase large subunit — MPKRNDIKKVMIIGSGPIVIGQACEFDYSGTQACKALRSLGYEIVLVNSNPATIMTDPGMADVTYIEPLNFQTMIEIIENERPDAILPNLGGQTGLNLTAELWKKGILEKYGVKIIGVQAEAIERGEDRIIFKETMKKLGLEMPRSEPAFTVEEAERIACRLGFPVVIRPAYTLGGTGGGLVYNVEELRTVASRGIAASMVGQILVEESVLGWEELELEVVRDSKNQIITVCFIENVDAMGIHTGDSFCVAPMLTIPQDVQRTLQEYAYRIVESIGVIGGTNIQFARHPETGKIVVIEINPRTSRSSALASKATGFPIAYISSLLAGGLTLDEIPYWREGTLDKYTPSGDYVVVKFARWDFEKFRGAEDRLGTQMRAVGEVMSIGKTYKEALQKAIRSLEKGRYGLGLVKDFHEKKLEDLLDLLKEPSSERQFIMYEALRKGADVETLYKLTHIKPWFIEQMKELVQLEEKIITFRGEKLPDEILIQAKKDGFADRYLAQLLNTNEENIRGQRTALGIVETWDYIPVSGVENAAYYYSTYNAPDRTTVSPRKKVMVLGGGPNRIGQGIEFDYCCVHAAFTLRDEGYESIMVNCNPETVSTDYDTSDKLYFEPLTVEDVLSIYEKEKPEGIICQFGGQTPLNIANDLAKAGVKILGTSPETIDLAEDRDRFRKMMQKLGIPMPPSGIASNLEEAIRVANSIGYPLMVRPSYVLGGRGMEVVHDEEMLKEYVAAARGVTPDRPILIDKFLENAIEVETDAVSDGEDVLVPAIMEHIELAGVHSGDSACVIPPISVPPKHLETIVEYTKRIALEFKVVGLMNIQYAIANDTVYILEANPRASRTVPLVSKVCNIPMARIATQLILGKKLADLNIKPKRVPHFGVKEAVFPFNMFPEVDPVLGPEMRSTGEVLGLADSFGLAFYKAQEAAQQTLPDRGSVLITVEDRDKGSILPVARQFKELGFRILATSGTRKYLADHGIEADLALKMHEGRPHIVDLVKNGEIQLIINTPSGRKSVHDDSYIRKSAIKYKVPYITTTAAAAAAVKGIEAFRKGHGRAKSLQSYHKDIG, encoded by the coding sequence ATGCCCAAAAGAAACGACATAAAAAAGGTAATGATCATTGGATCAGGTCCTATAGTCATAGGCCAGGCTTGTGAGTTCGACTATTCAGGTACCCAGGCATGCAAAGCGTTACGATCACTAGGTTACGAAATTGTGCTTGTCAACTCCAATCCGGCAACGATTATGACAGATCCCGGAATGGCTGATGTAACTTACATTGAACCCCTCAATTTTCAAACTATGATAGAGATAATAGAAAACGAAAGACCAGATGCCATCCTACCAAATTTAGGGGGACAGACGGGTCTCAACCTTACGGCAGAACTGTGGAAAAAGGGGATCTTGGAAAAATACGGTGTAAAGATTATCGGTGTCCAGGCAGAGGCAATAGAACGTGGTGAGGACAGGATAATATTCAAAGAAACCATGAAAAAACTGGGTCTTGAAATGCCAAGGAGCGAACCTGCATTCACAGTGGAGGAAGCAGAGAGAATAGCTTGTCGTCTGGGCTTTCCCGTGGTCATACGTCCAGCTTACACGCTGGGTGGTACGGGAGGTGGCCTTGTTTACAACGTAGAAGAGCTGCGTACCGTGGCAAGCCGAGGGATAGCCGCCAGTATGGTAGGACAGATACTCGTCGAAGAATCCGTTCTTGGCTGGGAGGAGCTGGAATTGGAAGTGGTGCGCGACTCGAAAAACCAGATTATTACTGTGTGTTTCATAGAAAATGTGGATGCCATGGGCATCCATACAGGTGACTCCTTCTGCGTAGCTCCCATGCTCACGATACCACAGGATGTTCAACGTACACTCCAAGAATACGCCTATCGCATTGTGGAATCCATAGGTGTTATAGGTGGAACCAATATTCAGTTTGCACGCCACCCAGAAACAGGCAAAATAGTTGTTATTGAGATTAATCCTCGAACATCCCGTTCCTCTGCCCTTGCTTCCAAAGCTACAGGATTCCCCATTGCATACATATCCTCCCTACTTGCTGGTGGCCTTACCCTGGATGAGATACCCTACTGGAGAGAAGGAACCTTAGACAAGTACACCCCAAGTGGTGACTATGTGGTCGTAAAATTTGCCCGCTGGGATTTCGAAAAGTTCCGGGGGGCGGAAGATAGATTGGGCACCCAAATGCGGGCCGTTGGGGAGGTTATGAGCATAGGAAAAACGTACAAAGAAGCCCTGCAGAAAGCCATCCGTTCATTGGAAAAGGGTAGATATGGACTTGGTTTGGTTAAGGATTTCCATGAAAAAAAACTGGAAGACCTCCTCGACTTGTTAAAGGAACCGTCGAGCGAGCGGCAATTTATAATGTATGAGGCCTTACGCAAAGGTGCTGATGTAGAGACCCTCTACAAACTCACTCACATCAAACCTTGGTTTATTGAACAGATGAAAGAACTGGTGCAACTGGAAGAGAAAATAATCACCTTTAGGGGGGAAAAACTACCTGATGAAATACTGATACAGGCCAAGAAGGATGGTTTTGCTGACCGATATCTTGCTCAACTACTCAACACGAATGAAGAAAATATACGTGGGCAACGAACAGCCCTGGGAATAGTGGAAACCTGGGATTACATTCCAGTCAGTGGAGTGGAAAATGCCGCTTATTATTACTCCACTTACAACGCTCCCGACAGAACCACCGTCAGCCCCCGCAAAAAGGTTATGGTGCTTGGGGGAGGTCCCAACAGAATAGGGCAGGGTATCGAGTTTGACTACTGTTGTGTGCATGCTGCCTTTACCCTCAGGGACGAAGGTTATGAGTCCATAATGGTCAACTGCAATCCGGAAACTGTATCCACTGATTATGATACCTCTGATAAACTGTACTTTGAGCCGTTAACAGTGGAAGACGTATTATCCATTTACGAAAAGGAAAAACCAGAGGGTATTATATGCCAGTTTGGTGGGCAGACGCCCCTAAACATCGCTAATGACCTAGCAAAAGCGGGGGTTAAAATTTTGGGTACGTCTCCAGAAACCATCGACCTCGCTGAGGACAGAGACCGTTTCAGAAAAATGATGCAGAAGCTGGGTATCCCTATGCCACCTTCTGGCATAGCCAGTAATTTGGAAGAAGCTATACGGGTAGCAAACAGTATAGGTTATCCCCTAATGGTCAGACCCTCCTATGTTCTTGGTGGACGGGGCATGGAAGTAGTTCATGATGAGGAAATGTTAAAAGAATACGTCGCAGCTGCCCGCGGTGTGACACCCGATAGGCCTATTCTTATAGATAAGTTCCTGGAGAATGCCATAGAAGTGGAAACAGACGCCGTATCCGATGGGGAAGACGTCCTCGTTCCTGCAATAATGGAACATATCGAACTCGCAGGGGTTCATTCAGGTGATTCCGCTTGTGTGATACCACCCATCTCCGTACCACCAAAGCACCTGGAAACTATAGTGGAGTACACAAAGAGGATTGCCCTAGAATTCAAAGTGGTGGGATTAATGAACATCCAGTATGCTATTGCCAACGATACGGTGTATATCTTGGAAGCCAATCCTCGTGCGTCACGAACAGTACCTCTCGTCTCAAAAGTGTGCAATATACCCATGGCTCGCATTGCCACACAGCTCATATTAGGGAAAAAACTCGCCGATCTTAACATAAAACCCAAAAGGGTACCCCATTTCGGGGTAAAAGAAGCGGTATTTCCTTTCAATATGTTCCCAGAGGTGGATCCTGTTCTGGGTCCTGAAATGCGTTCCACGGGAGAGGTCCTGGGATTGGCTGACTCCTTTGGTCTCGCCTTTTACAAAGCTCAGGAAGCAGCCCAACAGACCCTACCTGATAGGGGAAGCGTTTTGATCACCGTTGAGGATAGGGACAAGGGCTCTATCTTGCCCGTCGCCCGGCAATTCAAAGAACTAGGTTTCCGAATATTGGCCACAAGTGGCACACGAAAATATCTGGCAGATCACGGTATCGAGGCCGACCTTGCGCTAAAGATGCATGAGGGTAGACCTCATATCGTTGATCTTGTGAAAAATGGAGAAATTCAGTTGATAATAAATACACCTAGTGGTAGAAAAAGTGTACACGATGATTCTTACATAAGAAAGTCAGCAATTAAATACAAAGTGCCCTATATAACCACAACGGCGGCAGCGGCGGCGGCGGTGAAGGGAATAGAAGCATTTAGAAAGGGACACGGAAGAGCAAAGTCTCTGCAGAGTTATCACAAAGATATTGGCTAA